In Paramormyrops kingsleyae isolate MSU_618 chromosome 5, PKINGS_0.4, whole genome shotgun sequence, one DNA window encodes the following:
- the LOC111845486 gene encoding E3 ubiquitin-protein ligase SMURF1-like isoform X1, with the protein MFGNVQNKSSFPSSAYLSSAGVWEGLEPIPGCRGHKAGIQLGWEVSHCIGIGFSTCYLHWEHPPSKRENTCSTLLKIHGREHVLCAKNLVKKDFFRLPDPFAKVVVDGSGQCHSTDTVKSTLDPKWNQYYDLYVGKSDSITISVWNHRKIHKKQGAGFLGCVKLLCNAISRLKDTGYQRLDLCKLNLTDSDAVRGQIVVSLQTRDRIGSGGPVVDCRGLSENEGPVYEDSGPGRPPSCLMEEPLPYTDSTGAAGGGVCRFPESPNQEQRLQVQRIRSQEARGHAHTPQNRPHGHQSPELPEGYEQRTTVQGQVYFLHTQTGVSTWHDPRIPRDLNSVSCEDLGPLPPGWEVRSTVSGRIYFVDHNNRTTQFTDPRLHHIMSQHSQAKESSQALPAPGETPVDEGPEGELPVRCERDLVQKLKVLRHELSLQQPQAGHCRVEVSREEIFEESYRQIMKMRSKDLKKRLMVKFRGEEGLDYGGVAREWLYLLCHEMLNPYYGLFQYSTDNIYTLQINPDSSINPDHLSYFHFVGRIMGLAVFHGHYINGGFTLPFYKQLLGKPIQLCDLETVDPELHKSLVWILENDITTVLDHTFCVEHNSFGKFLQYELKPNGRNIPVTEENKKEYVRLYVNWRFMRGIEAQFLALQKGFNELIPQHLLKPFDHKELELIIGGLGKIDLSDWKANTRLKHCVADSNVVKWFWQTVESFDEERRGRLLQFVTGSTRVPLQGFKALQGSAGSAGPRLFTIHLIDANTDNLPKAHTCFNRIDMPPYETYEKLYEKLLTAVEETCGFAVE; encoded by the exons ATGTTCGGAAATGTTCAAAATAAATCCAGTTTTCCATCTTCCGCATACCTATCAAGTGCAGGGGTGTGGGAgggtttggagcctatcccaggctgcagagggcacaaggcagggatacAACTAGGATGGGAGGTTTCCCATTGCATAGGAATTGGATTTTCTACCTGTTATTTACATTGGGAGCACCCACCTTCCAAGCGAGAAAACACATGCTCCACACTTCTGAAAATACATGGACGGGAACATG TATTATGTGCCAAGAACCTGGTGAAGAAGGACTTCTTTC GTCTACCGGACCCTTTCGCCAAGGTCGTAGTTGACGGATCGGGACAGTGCCATTCCACAGACACGGTGAAGAGCACTTTGGATCCCAAGTGGAACCAGTATTATGACCT ATATGTTGGGAAGAGCGACTCCATAACCATCAGCGTGTGGAATCACAGGAAAATCCACAAGAAGCAGGGAGCCGGCTTCCTGGGCTGTGTCAAGCTGCTGTGCAACGCCATCAGCAGGCTGAAGGATACTGGCT ACCAGCGTCTGGATCTATGCAAACTTAACCTCACTGACAGCGATGCTGTGCGTGGCCAAATAGTAG TGAGCTTACAGACCCGGGATCGGATCGGAAGCGGCGGGCCTGTCGTCGACTGCCGGGGCCTTTCAGAAAATGAAGG GCCAGTCTATGAAGACTCTGGGCCAGGAAGACCCCCCAGCTGCCTCATGGAGGAGCCGCTGCCCTACACTGACAGCACGGGGGCGGCAGGCGGGGGCGTCTGCCGCTTCCCGGAGTCACCCAATCAGGAGCAGCGGCTCCAGGTGCAGCGGATAAGGAGCCAGGAAGCCAGAGGCCACGCCCACACACCTCAGAACCGGCCACATGGGCACCAGTCTCCGGAGCTGCCCGAGGGCTACG AGCAAAGGACCACAGTCCAAGGGcaggtttattttttacatacaCAGACTGGCGTAAGCACCTGGCATGACCCAAGAATACCACG GGACCTGAACAGCGTGAGCTGTGAAGACCTAGGTCCTCTTCCCCCAGGCTGGGAGGTCAGGAGCACAGTGTCGGGGAGGATTTATTTCGTGGACCATAACAACCGGACGACACAGTTCACAGACCCCCGGCTGCATCACATCATGAG TCAACATTCACAGGCGAAGGAGTCGAGCCAGGCCCTCCCGGCGCCGGGGGAGACCCCCGTGGATGAGGGGCCCGAGGGCGAGCTGCCCGTGCGCTGTGAGCGTGACCTGGTGCAGAAGCTGAAGGTGCTGCGTCACGAGCTGTCGTTGCAGCAGCCCCAGGCGGGCCACTGCCGCGTCGAGGTGTCTCGCGAGGAGATCTTTGAG GAATCTTACAGGCAGATTATGAAGATGAGGTCTAAAGATCTGAAGAAGCGTTTGATGGTAAAATTCCGTGGAGAAGAAGGCCTCGATTATGGTGGTGTGGCAAG GGAGTGGTTGTATCTCCTTTGTCATGAGATGCTGAATCCATACTACGGACTGTTCCAGTATTCAACTGATAACATATACACCTTACAAATTAATCCTGACTCCTCCATCAACCCT GACCATTTGTCTTACTTCCACTTTGTGGGTCGGATAATGGGCCTGGCCGTGTTCCACGGGCACTACATCAACGGCGGCTTCACGCTGCCCTTCTACAAGCAGCTGTTGGGGAAGCCCATCCAGCTGTGCGACCTGGAGACGGTGGACCCCGAGCTGCACAAGAGCCTGGTGTGGATCCT AGAGAATGATATCACGACTGTCCTGGATCACACATTTTGCGTGGAACATAATTCTTTCGGTAAATTTCTTCAGTATGAACTCAAACCTAATGGTAGAAACATCCCCGTCACAGAAGAGAACAAAAAGGAGTATGTGAG GCTCTATGTGAACTGGCGCTTCATGAGAGGCATTGAAGCCCAGTTTCTAGCCCTGCAGAAAGGCTTCAATGAGTTAATCCCACAGCATCTGCTAAAGCCGTTCGATCACAAGGAGCTGGAG CTGATCATCGGCGGCCTGGGCAAGATCGACCTGAGTGATTGGAAGGCCAACACAAGGCTGAAGCACTGTGTGGCCGACAGCAACGTGGTCAAGTGGTTCTGGCAGACGGTTGAGTCCTTCGACGAGGAGCGGAGGGGGCGTCTGCTGCAGTTTGTCACGGGTTCCACCCGCGTGCCCCTGCAGGGGTTTAAAGCACTACAAG GTTCTGCAGGATCTGCAGGACCAAGACTGTTTACCATCCACCTGATAGATGCCAACACGGACAACTTGCCGAAAGCTCACACCTG CTTTAACCGCATTGACATGCCGCCATACGAGACGTACGAGAAGCTCTACGAGAAGCTCCTGACGGCGGTGGAGGAGACATGTGGCTTCGCCGTGGAGTGA
- the LOC111845486 gene encoding E3 ubiquitin-protein ligase SMURF1-like isoform X2, with the protein MFGNVQNKSSFPSSAYLSSAGVWEGLEPIPGCRGHKAGIQLGWEVSHCIGIGFSTCYLHWEHPPSKRENTCSTLLKIHGREHVLCAKNLVKKDFFRLPDPFAKVVVDGSGQCHSTDTVKSTLDPKWNQYYDLYVGKSDSITISVWNHRKIHKKQGAGFLGCVKLLCNAISRLKDTGYQRLDLCKLNLTDSDAVRGQIVVSLQTRDRIGSGGPVVDCRGLSENEGPVYEDSGPGRPPSCLMEEPLPYTDSTGAAGGGVCRFPESPNQEQRLQVQRIRSQEARGHAHTPQNRPHGHQSPELPEGYEQRTTVQGQVYFLHTQTGVSTWHDPRIPRDLNSVSCEDLGPLPPGWEVRSTVSGRIYFVDHNNRTTQFTDPRLHHIMSQHSQAKESSQALPAPGETPVDEGPEGELPVRCERDLVQKLKVLRHELSLQQPQAGHCRVEVSREEIFEESYRQIMKMRSKDLKKRLMVKFRGEEGLDYGGVAREWLYLLCHEMLNPYYGLFQYSTDNIYTLQINPDSSINPDHLSYFHFVGRIMGLAVFHGHYINGGFTLPFYKQLLGKPIQLCDLETVDPELHKSLVWILENDITTVLDHTFCVEHNSFGKFLQYELKPNGRNIPVTEENKKEYVRLYVNWRFMRGIEAQFLALQKGFNELIPQHLLKPFDHKELELIIGGLGKIDLSDWKANTRLKHCVADSNVVKWFWQTVESFDEERRGRLLQFVTGSTRVPLQGFKALQGSAGPRLFTIHLIDANTDNLPKAHTCFNRIDMPPYETYEKLYEKLLTAVEETCGFAVE; encoded by the exons ATGTTCGGAAATGTTCAAAATAAATCCAGTTTTCCATCTTCCGCATACCTATCAAGTGCAGGGGTGTGGGAgggtttggagcctatcccaggctgcagagggcacaaggcagggatacAACTAGGATGGGAGGTTTCCCATTGCATAGGAATTGGATTTTCTACCTGTTATTTACATTGGGAGCACCCACCTTCCAAGCGAGAAAACACATGCTCCACACTTCTGAAAATACATGGACGGGAACATG TATTATGTGCCAAGAACCTGGTGAAGAAGGACTTCTTTC GTCTACCGGACCCTTTCGCCAAGGTCGTAGTTGACGGATCGGGACAGTGCCATTCCACAGACACGGTGAAGAGCACTTTGGATCCCAAGTGGAACCAGTATTATGACCT ATATGTTGGGAAGAGCGACTCCATAACCATCAGCGTGTGGAATCACAGGAAAATCCACAAGAAGCAGGGAGCCGGCTTCCTGGGCTGTGTCAAGCTGCTGTGCAACGCCATCAGCAGGCTGAAGGATACTGGCT ACCAGCGTCTGGATCTATGCAAACTTAACCTCACTGACAGCGATGCTGTGCGTGGCCAAATAGTAG TGAGCTTACAGACCCGGGATCGGATCGGAAGCGGCGGGCCTGTCGTCGACTGCCGGGGCCTTTCAGAAAATGAAGG GCCAGTCTATGAAGACTCTGGGCCAGGAAGACCCCCCAGCTGCCTCATGGAGGAGCCGCTGCCCTACACTGACAGCACGGGGGCGGCAGGCGGGGGCGTCTGCCGCTTCCCGGAGTCACCCAATCAGGAGCAGCGGCTCCAGGTGCAGCGGATAAGGAGCCAGGAAGCCAGAGGCCACGCCCACACACCTCAGAACCGGCCACATGGGCACCAGTCTCCGGAGCTGCCCGAGGGCTACG AGCAAAGGACCACAGTCCAAGGGcaggtttattttttacatacaCAGACTGGCGTAAGCACCTGGCATGACCCAAGAATACCACG GGACCTGAACAGCGTGAGCTGTGAAGACCTAGGTCCTCTTCCCCCAGGCTGGGAGGTCAGGAGCACAGTGTCGGGGAGGATTTATTTCGTGGACCATAACAACCGGACGACACAGTTCACAGACCCCCGGCTGCATCACATCATGAG TCAACATTCACAGGCGAAGGAGTCGAGCCAGGCCCTCCCGGCGCCGGGGGAGACCCCCGTGGATGAGGGGCCCGAGGGCGAGCTGCCCGTGCGCTGTGAGCGTGACCTGGTGCAGAAGCTGAAGGTGCTGCGTCACGAGCTGTCGTTGCAGCAGCCCCAGGCGGGCCACTGCCGCGTCGAGGTGTCTCGCGAGGAGATCTTTGAG GAATCTTACAGGCAGATTATGAAGATGAGGTCTAAAGATCTGAAGAAGCGTTTGATGGTAAAATTCCGTGGAGAAGAAGGCCTCGATTATGGTGGTGTGGCAAG GGAGTGGTTGTATCTCCTTTGTCATGAGATGCTGAATCCATACTACGGACTGTTCCAGTATTCAACTGATAACATATACACCTTACAAATTAATCCTGACTCCTCCATCAACCCT GACCATTTGTCTTACTTCCACTTTGTGGGTCGGATAATGGGCCTGGCCGTGTTCCACGGGCACTACATCAACGGCGGCTTCACGCTGCCCTTCTACAAGCAGCTGTTGGGGAAGCCCATCCAGCTGTGCGACCTGGAGACGGTGGACCCCGAGCTGCACAAGAGCCTGGTGTGGATCCT AGAGAATGATATCACGACTGTCCTGGATCACACATTTTGCGTGGAACATAATTCTTTCGGTAAATTTCTTCAGTATGAACTCAAACCTAATGGTAGAAACATCCCCGTCACAGAAGAGAACAAAAAGGAGTATGTGAG GCTCTATGTGAACTGGCGCTTCATGAGAGGCATTGAAGCCCAGTTTCTAGCCCTGCAGAAAGGCTTCAATGAGTTAATCCCACAGCATCTGCTAAAGCCGTTCGATCACAAGGAGCTGGAG CTGATCATCGGCGGCCTGGGCAAGATCGACCTGAGTGATTGGAAGGCCAACACAAGGCTGAAGCACTGTGTGGCCGACAGCAACGTGGTCAAGTGGTTCTGGCAGACGGTTGAGTCCTTCGACGAGGAGCGGAGGGGGCGTCTGCTGCAGTTTGTCACGGGTTCCACCCGCGTGCCCCTGCAGGGGTTTAAAGCACTACAAG GATCTGCAGGACCAAGACTGTTTACCATCCACCTGATAGATGCCAACACGGACAACTTGCCGAAAGCTCACACCTG CTTTAACCGCATTGACATGCCGCCATACGAGACGTACGAGAAGCTCTACGAGAAGCTCCTGACGGCGGTGGAGGAGACATGTGGCTTCGCCGTGGAGTGA
- the LOC111845486 gene encoding E3 ubiquitin-protein ligase SMURF1-like isoform X3, producing the protein MSNPGTRRNGSSIKVRLTVLCAKNLVKKDFFRLPDPFAKVVVDGSGQCHSTDTVKSTLDPKWNQYYDLYVGKSDSITISVWNHRKIHKKQGAGFLGCVKLLCNAISRLKDTGYQRLDLCKLNLTDSDAVRGQIVVSLQTRDRIGSGGPVVDCRGLSENEGPVYEDSGPGRPPSCLMEEPLPYTDSTGAAGGGVCRFPESPNQEQRLQVQRIRSQEARGHAHTPQNRPHGHQSPELPEGYEQRTTVQGQVYFLHTQTGVSTWHDPRIPRDLNSVSCEDLGPLPPGWEVRSTVSGRIYFVDHNNRTTQFTDPRLHHIMSQHSQAKESSQALPAPGETPVDEGPEGELPVRCERDLVQKLKVLRHELSLQQPQAGHCRVEVSREEIFEESYRQIMKMRSKDLKKRLMVKFRGEEGLDYGGVAREWLYLLCHEMLNPYYGLFQYSTDNIYTLQINPDSSINPDHLSYFHFVGRIMGLAVFHGHYINGGFTLPFYKQLLGKPIQLCDLETVDPELHKSLVWILENDITTVLDHTFCVEHNSFGKFLQYELKPNGRNIPVTEENKKEYVRLYVNWRFMRGIEAQFLALQKGFNELIPQHLLKPFDHKELELIIGGLGKIDLSDWKANTRLKHCVADSNVVKWFWQTVESFDEERRGRLLQFVTGSTRVPLQGFKALQGSAGSAGPRLFTIHLIDANTDNLPKAHTCFNRIDMPPYETYEKLYEKLLTAVEETCGFAVE; encoded by the exons TATTATGTGCCAAGAACCTGGTGAAGAAGGACTTCTTTC GTCTACCGGACCCTTTCGCCAAGGTCGTAGTTGACGGATCGGGACAGTGCCATTCCACAGACACGGTGAAGAGCACTTTGGATCCCAAGTGGAACCAGTATTATGACCT ATATGTTGGGAAGAGCGACTCCATAACCATCAGCGTGTGGAATCACAGGAAAATCCACAAGAAGCAGGGAGCCGGCTTCCTGGGCTGTGTCAAGCTGCTGTGCAACGCCATCAGCAGGCTGAAGGATACTGGCT ACCAGCGTCTGGATCTATGCAAACTTAACCTCACTGACAGCGATGCTGTGCGTGGCCAAATAGTAG TGAGCTTACAGACCCGGGATCGGATCGGAAGCGGCGGGCCTGTCGTCGACTGCCGGGGCCTTTCAGAAAATGAAGG GCCAGTCTATGAAGACTCTGGGCCAGGAAGACCCCCCAGCTGCCTCATGGAGGAGCCGCTGCCCTACACTGACAGCACGGGGGCGGCAGGCGGGGGCGTCTGCCGCTTCCCGGAGTCACCCAATCAGGAGCAGCGGCTCCAGGTGCAGCGGATAAGGAGCCAGGAAGCCAGAGGCCACGCCCACACACCTCAGAACCGGCCACATGGGCACCAGTCTCCGGAGCTGCCCGAGGGCTACG AGCAAAGGACCACAGTCCAAGGGcaggtttattttttacatacaCAGACTGGCGTAAGCACCTGGCATGACCCAAGAATACCACG GGACCTGAACAGCGTGAGCTGTGAAGACCTAGGTCCTCTTCCCCCAGGCTGGGAGGTCAGGAGCACAGTGTCGGGGAGGATTTATTTCGTGGACCATAACAACCGGACGACACAGTTCACAGACCCCCGGCTGCATCACATCATGAG TCAACATTCACAGGCGAAGGAGTCGAGCCAGGCCCTCCCGGCGCCGGGGGAGACCCCCGTGGATGAGGGGCCCGAGGGCGAGCTGCCCGTGCGCTGTGAGCGTGACCTGGTGCAGAAGCTGAAGGTGCTGCGTCACGAGCTGTCGTTGCAGCAGCCCCAGGCGGGCCACTGCCGCGTCGAGGTGTCTCGCGAGGAGATCTTTGAG GAATCTTACAGGCAGATTATGAAGATGAGGTCTAAAGATCTGAAGAAGCGTTTGATGGTAAAATTCCGTGGAGAAGAAGGCCTCGATTATGGTGGTGTGGCAAG GGAGTGGTTGTATCTCCTTTGTCATGAGATGCTGAATCCATACTACGGACTGTTCCAGTATTCAACTGATAACATATACACCTTACAAATTAATCCTGACTCCTCCATCAACCCT GACCATTTGTCTTACTTCCACTTTGTGGGTCGGATAATGGGCCTGGCCGTGTTCCACGGGCACTACATCAACGGCGGCTTCACGCTGCCCTTCTACAAGCAGCTGTTGGGGAAGCCCATCCAGCTGTGCGACCTGGAGACGGTGGACCCCGAGCTGCACAAGAGCCTGGTGTGGATCCT AGAGAATGATATCACGACTGTCCTGGATCACACATTTTGCGTGGAACATAATTCTTTCGGTAAATTTCTTCAGTATGAACTCAAACCTAATGGTAGAAACATCCCCGTCACAGAAGAGAACAAAAAGGAGTATGTGAG GCTCTATGTGAACTGGCGCTTCATGAGAGGCATTGAAGCCCAGTTTCTAGCCCTGCAGAAAGGCTTCAATGAGTTAATCCCACAGCATCTGCTAAAGCCGTTCGATCACAAGGAGCTGGAG CTGATCATCGGCGGCCTGGGCAAGATCGACCTGAGTGATTGGAAGGCCAACACAAGGCTGAAGCACTGTGTGGCCGACAGCAACGTGGTCAAGTGGTTCTGGCAGACGGTTGAGTCCTTCGACGAGGAGCGGAGGGGGCGTCTGCTGCAGTTTGTCACGGGTTCCACCCGCGTGCCCCTGCAGGGGTTTAAAGCACTACAAG GTTCTGCAGGATCTGCAGGACCAAGACTGTTTACCATCCACCTGATAGATGCCAACACGGACAACTTGCCGAAAGCTCACACCTG CTTTAACCGCATTGACATGCCGCCATACGAGACGTACGAGAAGCTCTACGAGAAGCTCCTGACGGCGGTGGAGGAGACATGTGGCTTCGCCGTGGAGTGA